The following proteins come from a genomic window of Nostoc sp. TCL26-01:
- a CDS encoding DUF937 domain-containing protein: MGLFDQILGAVSNPNQQGNLGQIGSIINTVNQLSNSTGADPSTIQSVVGVVGNYVRSALQQKQATEGNAAAQAVVNQYAGTSADPQAVDSLFAPQTQQQVAQIASQHTGLDAGTIQQLLPVVVPLVLNFLQSGANAENPQTGGNSVLNSFLDADNDGDVDIADAMQLASRYVGR, encoded by the coding sequence ATGGGACTATTTGACCAAATTCTGGGTGCTGTGAGCAACCCCAACCAACAAGGCAACTTAGGACAAATAGGAAGTATCATCAACACTGTCAATCAGTTGAGTAATAGCACTGGTGCAGATCCTTCTACAATTCAATCGGTTGTGGGTGTAGTTGGTAACTATGTGCGTTCTGCTTTACAACAAAAGCAAGCGACAGAAGGTAACGCAGCAGCCCAAGCCGTAGTCAACCAATATGCTGGAACCTCTGCTGATCCCCAAGCGGTTGATTCCTTGTTTGCACCACAAACACAACAGCAAGTAGCACAAATAGCTTCCCAACACACAGGATTAGATGCTGGGACAATTCAACAACTGTTACCTGTAGTTGTTCCTTTAGTCTTGAATTTCCTTCAGTCTGGCGCTAATGCCGAAAATCCTCAAACTGGCGGGAATTCTGTCCTTAATTCCTTCTTAGATGCAGACAACGATGGTGATGTCGATATTGCTGACGCTATGCAATTGGCTAGTAGATATGTTGGCAGGTAG